The following proteins are co-located in the Solea solea chromosome 21, fSolSol10.1, whole genome shotgun sequence genome:
- the LOC131448301 gene encoding prolyl 4-hydroxylase subunit alpha-1-like — MASWCWSSLVLCLLLTSSSAHDDFFTSISKMTDLLFTEKDLLTSLKNYIQAEEKKLEQIKTWADKLDVLSAAATQDPEGFLGHPVNAFKLIKRLNTEWAELESLVLSDMSDVFVSNLTVHRQNFPDSDDETGAAKALMRLQDTYQLDTDAIATGQLPGSSSNRGSLTVSDCFDIGRVAYSEDDYYHMQLWMIQALKQLDQGETSSSVDAITVLDYLSYSLYQQGELERALQLTKRLLELDPTDEQATKNQKYYEHQLSNQKGAEEGVEEGAESARRPKGVTHNVPDDFLPVMWSYEELCRGEGVSMTPRRQIRLFCRYYDNNRHPRYVIGPVKQEVEWDRPLIVRYHDIVSDKDMETVKELAKPRLQRAGVHEAKSVDYRISKNAWLREHEHPVVDKINQRIEDITGLDMSTAEYLQVANYGVGGQYEPHYDFGPEDKSEEFGRRIATWLLYMSDVQAGGATVFTDVRAAVKPIKGTAVFWYNLYASGEGDGRTRHAACPVLVGSKWVSNKWIHERGQEFRRRCGLRKTD; from the exons ATGGCGTCCTGGTGTTGGTCGTCTCTggtcctctgtctcctcctcacgTCGTCCTCGGCTCATGACGACTTCTTCACCTCCATCA gtaagATGACTGACCTGCTGTTCACAGAGAAGGACCTGCTCACGTCTCTGAAGAACTACATCcaagcagaggagaagaaactgGAGCAAATCAAAAC gtgggcTGATAAACTGGACGTCCTCTCAGCTGCTGCCACTCAGGACCCTGAAGGTTTCCTCGGTCATCCAGTGAACGCCTTCAAACTGATCAAGAGGCTCAACACTGAGTGGGCGGAGCTAGAGAGTCTGGTGCTGAGTGACATGTCtgatg tcttCGTCTCTAACCTCACTGTCCACAGACAGAACTTCCCTGACTCTGATGATGAGACCGGAGCAGCCAAAGCTCTGATGAGACTGCAGGACACGTACCAGCTGGACACGGACGCCATCGCCACTGGACAGCTGCCAG GCTCCTCCTCTAACCGCGGCTCTCTGACGGTCAGCGACTGCTTCGACATCGGGAGGGTGGCGTACTCTGAAGACGACTACTATCACATGCAGCTGTGGATGATTCAGGCTCTGAAGCAGTTGGACCAGGGAGAGACGTCCAGCAGCGTGGACGCCATCACCGTCCTGGACTATCTGAGTTACTCACTGTaccagcagggggagctggAGAGAGCGCTGCAGCTCACCAAGAGGCTGCTGGAGCTCG ATCCGACGGACGAGCAAGCTACCAAAAACCAAAAGTACTACGAGCATCAGTTGTCCAATCAGAAGGGAGCGGAGGAAGGAGTGGAGGAAGGGGCGGAGTCTGCAAGGAGACCAAAGGGGGTGACACACAATGTCCCTGACGACTTCCTGCCAGTGATGTGGAGCTACGAGGAGCTGTGTCGAGGCGAAGGCGTGTCGATG ACGCCACGCAGGCAGATCCGCCTCTTCTGCCGTTACTACGACAACAATCGCCATCCGAGGTACGTGATTGGTCCAGTGAAGCAGGAGGTCGAGTGGGACCGCCCCCTCATCGTCCGCTACCATGACATCGTGTCGGACAAAGACATGGAGACGGTCAAAGAGCTCGCCAAGCCCCGG CTACAACGAGCCGGCGTCCATGAGGCAAAAAGTGTTGACTACCGCATCAGTAAGAA CGCGTGGCTAAGAGAACACGAACATCCAGTCGTCGATAAGATCAACCAGAGGATCGAGGACATCACGGGTCTGGACATGTCCACAGCCGAATACCTGCAG gtggctAACTACGGTGTTGGTGGACAGTACGAGCCTCACTATGACTTTGGACCG GAAGACAAATCAGAGGAGTTTGGAAGGAGAATCGCCACCTGGCTGCTTTAC ATGAGTGATGTACAGGCAGGGGGCGCCACAGTCTTCACTGATGTCAGAGCTGCTGTGAAGCCCATAAAG GGGACGGCCGTGTTCTGGTACAACCTTTATGCCAGCGGAGAAGGAGACGGTCGGACGAGACACGCCGCCTGTCCGGTTCTGGTAGGGAGCAAATGGG
- the LOC131448083 gene encoding prolyl 4-hydroxylase subunit alpha-1-like isoform X1, producing MASWCWSSLVLCLLLTSSSAHGDIFTSISHMTDLLFTEKDLLTSLKNYIQAEEKKLEQIKTWADKLDVLSAAATQDPEGFLGHPVNAFKLIKRLNTEWAELESLVLSDMSDVFVSNLTVHRQNFPDSDDETGAAKALMRLQDTYQLDTDAIATGQLPGSSSNRGSLTVSDCFDIGRSAYLQNDYYHTQLWMIQALKQLDQGETSSSVDAITVLDYLSYSLYQQGELERALQLTKRLLELDPMHQRATRNLRYYEHQLSNQKGAVGGAESAQRQKGDTHDVPDDFLPVRRSYEELCRGEGVSMTPRRQSRLFCRYHNNNRHPRYVIGPVKQEVEWDRPLIVRYHDIVSDKDMETVKELAKPRLRRATVHEAQTGQLITAPYRVSKSAWLREHEHPVVDNINQRIEDITGLDMSTAEDLQVANYGVGGQYEPHYDFGRKDEPDAFEDLETGNRIATWLLYMSDVQAGGATVFTDVRAAVKPIKGTAVFWYNLYASGEGDDRTRHAACPVLVGSKWVSNKWIHERGQEFRRRCGLRKTD from the exons ATGGCGTCCTGGTGTTGGTCGTCTCTggtcctctgtctcctcctcacgTCGTCCTCGGCTCATGgcgacatcttcacctccatca gtcacatgactgatctGCTGTTCACAGAGAAGGACCTGCTCACGTCTCTGAAGAACTACATCcaagcagaggagaagaaactgGAGCAAATCAAAAC gtgggcTGATAAACTGGacgtcctctctgctgctgccactcAGGACCCTGAAGGTTTCCTGGGTCATCCAGTGAACGCCTTCAAACTGATCAAGAGGCTCAACACTGAGTGGGCGGAGCTAGAGAGTCTGGTGCTGAGTGACATGTCtgatg tcttCGTCTCTAACCTCACTGTCCACAGACAGAACTTTCCTGACTCTGACGATGAGACCGGAGCAGCCAAAGCTCTGATGAGACTGCAGGACACGTACCAGCTGGACACGGACGCCATCGCCACTGGACAGCTGCCAG GCTCCTCCTCTAACCGCGGCTCTCTGACGGTCAGCGACTGCTTCGACATCGGGAGGTCGGCGTACTTGCAGAACGACTACTATCACACGCAGCTGTGGATGATTCAGGCTCTGAAGCAGTTGGACCAGGGAGAGACGTCCAGCAGCGTGGACGCCATCACCGTCCTGGACTATCTGAGTTACTCACTGTaccagcagggggagctggAGAGAGCGCTGCAGCTCACCAAGAGGCTGCTGGAGCTCG ATCCGATGCACCAGCGAGCTACCAGAAACCTCAGGTACTACGAGCATCAGCTGTCCAATCAGAAGGGAGCAGTAGGAGGGGCGGAGTCTGCACAGAGACAGAAGGGGGATACGCACGATGTCCCCGACGACTTCCTGCCAGTGAGGCGGAGCTATGAGGAGCTGTGTCGAGGCGAAGGCGTGTCGATG ACGCCGCGCAGGCAGAGCCGCCTCTTCTGCCGTTACCACAACAACAACCGCCACCCGAGGTACGTGATTGGTCCAGTGAAGCAGGAGGTCGAGTGGGACCGCCCCCTCATTGTCCGCTACCATGACATCGTGTCGGACAAAGACATGGAGACGGTCAAAGAGCTCGCCAAGCCCCGG CTCAGGCGTGCGACGGTTCACGAGGCTCAGACGGGTCAGCTGATCACAGCTCCTTACAGAGTGTCGAAGAG CGCGTGGCTCAGAGAACACGAACATCCAGTCGTTGATAACATCAACCAGAGGATCGAGGACATCACTGGTCTGGACATGTCCACAGCTGAAGACCTGCAG gtggctAACTACGGTGTTGGTGGACAGTACGAGCCTCACTATGACTTTGGACGg AAGGACGAACCTGATGCCTTCGAGGACCTGgagacaggaaacagaatcGCAACATGGCTGCTTTAC ATGAGTGACGTACAGGCAGGGGGCGCCACAGTCTTCACTGATGTCAGAGCTGCTGTGAAGCCTATAAAG GGGACGGCCGTGTTCTGGTACAACCTTTATGCCAGCGGAGAAGGAGACGATCGGACGAGACACGCCGCCTGTCCGGTTCTGGTCGGGAGCAAATGGG tgtcCAATAAATGGATCCATGAGCGAGGACAAGAGTTCAGGAGACGCTGCGGTCTCCGCAAAACGGACTAG
- the LOC131448083 gene encoding prolyl 4-hydroxylase subunit alpha-1-like isoform X2, whose product MASWCWSSLVLCLLLTSSSAHGDIFTSIKKDLLTSLKNYIQAEEKKLEQIKTWADKLDVLSAAATQDPEGFLGHPVNAFKLIKRLNTEWAELESLVLSDMSDVFVSNLTVHRQNFPDSDDETGAAKALMRLQDTYQLDTDAIATGQLPGSSSNRGSLTVSDCFDIGRSAYLQNDYYHTQLWMIQALKQLDQGETSSSVDAITVLDYLSYSLYQQGELERALQLTKRLLELDPMHQRATRNLRYYEHQLSNQKGAVGGAESAQRQKGDTHDVPDDFLPVRRSYEELCRGEGVSMTPRRQSRLFCRYHNNNRHPRYVIGPVKQEVEWDRPLIVRYHDIVSDKDMETVKELAKPRLRRATVHEAQTGQLITAPYRVSKSAWLREHEHPVVDNINQRIEDITGLDMSTAEDLQVANYGVGGQYEPHYDFGRKDEPDAFEDLETGNRIATWLLYMSDVQAGGATVFTDVRAAVKPIKGTAVFWYNLYASGEGDDRTRHAACPVLVGSKWVSNKWIHERGQEFRRRCGLRKTD is encoded by the exons ATGGCGTCCTGGTGTTGGTCGTCTCTggtcctctgtctcctcctcacgTCGTCCTCGGCTCATGgcgacatcttcacctccatca AGAAGGACCTGCTCACGTCTCTGAAGAACTACATCcaagcagaggagaagaaactgGAGCAAATCAAAAC gtgggcTGATAAACTGGacgtcctctctgctgctgccactcAGGACCCTGAAGGTTTCCTGGGTCATCCAGTGAACGCCTTCAAACTGATCAAGAGGCTCAACACTGAGTGGGCGGAGCTAGAGAGTCTGGTGCTGAGTGACATGTCtgatg tcttCGTCTCTAACCTCACTGTCCACAGACAGAACTTTCCTGACTCTGACGATGAGACCGGAGCAGCCAAAGCTCTGATGAGACTGCAGGACACGTACCAGCTGGACACGGACGCCATCGCCACTGGACAGCTGCCAG GCTCCTCCTCTAACCGCGGCTCTCTGACGGTCAGCGACTGCTTCGACATCGGGAGGTCGGCGTACTTGCAGAACGACTACTATCACACGCAGCTGTGGATGATTCAGGCTCTGAAGCAGTTGGACCAGGGAGAGACGTCCAGCAGCGTGGACGCCATCACCGTCCTGGACTATCTGAGTTACTCACTGTaccagcagggggagctggAGAGAGCGCTGCAGCTCACCAAGAGGCTGCTGGAGCTCG ATCCGATGCACCAGCGAGCTACCAGAAACCTCAGGTACTACGAGCATCAGCTGTCCAATCAGAAGGGAGCAGTAGGAGGGGCGGAGTCTGCACAGAGACAGAAGGGGGATACGCACGATGTCCCCGACGACTTCCTGCCAGTGAGGCGGAGCTATGAGGAGCTGTGTCGAGGCGAAGGCGTGTCGATG ACGCCGCGCAGGCAGAGCCGCCTCTTCTGCCGTTACCACAACAACAACCGCCACCCGAGGTACGTGATTGGTCCAGTGAAGCAGGAGGTCGAGTGGGACCGCCCCCTCATTGTCCGCTACCATGACATCGTGTCGGACAAAGACATGGAGACGGTCAAAGAGCTCGCCAAGCCCCGG CTCAGGCGTGCGACGGTTCACGAGGCTCAGACGGGTCAGCTGATCACAGCTCCTTACAGAGTGTCGAAGAG CGCGTGGCTCAGAGAACACGAACATCCAGTCGTTGATAACATCAACCAGAGGATCGAGGACATCACTGGTCTGGACATGTCCACAGCTGAAGACCTGCAG gtggctAACTACGGTGTTGGTGGACAGTACGAGCCTCACTATGACTTTGGACGg AAGGACGAACCTGATGCCTTCGAGGACCTGgagacaggaaacagaatcGCAACATGGCTGCTTTAC ATGAGTGACGTACAGGCAGGGGGCGCCACAGTCTTCACTGATGTCAGAGCTGCTGTGAAGCCTATAAAG GGGACGGCCGTGTTCTGGTACAACCTTTATGCCAGCGGAGAAGGAGACGATCGGACGAGACACGCCGCCTGTCCGGTTCTGGTCGGGAGCAAATGGG tgtcCAATAAATGGATCCATGAGCGAGGACAAGAGTTCAGGAGACGCTGCGGTCTCCGCAAAACGGACTAG